The following are from one region of the Achromobacter xylosoxidans genome:
- a CDS encoding HdeD family acid-resistance protein, whose product MANLVLLLLGVDYLRKRARGLYIIGGLLCITGVTLFIDALDNAVYFPLNFFAALLVIEGLATLMIAKSGVGGQRVLRYAKGAIVLTAGSLVLIGHHHGHFALSMLFGLMFLVDGLIQCTAAYVVRYERWRYVFASGVAEILLAIFFFQPYPTHYVGTVPYCLGLFLAFTGLRLLSLARRVRHLDSNPALDVNPHPDFMPTRADAPAQTVFDGPPLESERALTVHVWTPSGSAKTETRNYPVVNRYIAAVDINGVVSTGHAALESPEGVYISLYPAREIDHSPEQFGTLLRATAENNVPGVYQPDYATESKAWTPSTMRVRIRNYDAAKLQAFWNEYRKTEIYNLTHRNCSSSVSSALEAALDGVVGRLHGPKAGWRVLLRLLLTPELWVAAQIRKRALTMAWTPGLTLDYARALSMLADPRPFGWWKMSQDALRQIARMRAGWRKQDRKAQARNAEQAESSQGAQ is encoded by the coding sequence ATGGCCAATCTGGTTTTGCTGCTGCTGGGCGTGGACTATCTGCGCAAGCGCGCCCGCGGGCTGTATATCATCGGCGGCCTGCTCTGCATTACAGGCGTCACGCTGTTCATCGACGCGCTCGACAACGCCGTCTATTTCCCGCTGAATTTCTTCGCGGCGCTGCTGGTCATCGAAGGCCTGGCCACGCTGATGATCGCCAAGTCCGGCGTGGGCGGGCAGCGGGTGCTGCGCTATGCCAAGGGCGCCATCGTGCTGACGGCCGGCAGCCTGGTCCTGATCGGCCACCATCACGGGCATTTCGCGCTATCCATGCTGTTCGGCCTCATGTTCCTGGTGGACGGCCTGATCCAGTGCACCGCCGCCTACGTGGTGCGCTACGAGCGCTGGCGCTATGTCTTCGCCTCGGGCGTGGCGGAAATCCTGCTGGCCATTTTCTTTTTCCAGCCCTACCCGACCCATTACGTCGGCACGGTGCCATACTGCCTGGGCCTGTTCCTGGCGTTTACAGGGCTGCGGCTGCTGTCGCTGGCGCGCCGCGTCCGCCACCTGGACTCCAACCCGGCGCTGGACGTCAATCCGCATCCGGACTTCATGCCGACGCGCGCCGACGCGCCCGCACAGACGGTGTTCGACGGTCCCCCGCTGGAATCGGAGCGCGCGCTCACCGTCCACGTCTGGACGCCGTCGGGCTCGGCCAAGACCGAGACGCGCAACTACCCCGTGGTCAATCGCTACATCGCCGCCGTCGATATCAACGGCGTGGTGTCGACCGGCCACGCCGCGCTGGAATCGCCGGAAGGCGTGTACATCAGCCTGTATCCGGCCCGGGAGATCGACCACTCTCCGGAACAGTTTGGCACTCTGCTGCGCGCCACCGCCGAGAACAACGTGCCAGGCGTGTACCAGCCCGACTACGCCACCGAATCCAAGGCCTGGACGCCGTCCACGATGCGAGTGCGCATCCGCAACTACGACGCGGCCAAGCTGCAGGCCTTCTGGAACGAGTACCGCAAGACCGAGATCTACAACCTGACGCACCGCAACTGCTCCAGTTCGGTGTCCAGCGCGCTGGAAGCGGCGCTGGACGGCGTGGTGGGACGCCTGCATGGCCCGAAGGCAGGATGGCGCGTGCTGCTGCGCCTCTTGCTGACGCCTGAACTGTGGGTGGCCGCGCAGATCCGCAAGCGCGCGCTGACCATGGCCTGGACCCCGGGCCTCACCCTGGACTATGCGCGCGCGCTCAGCATGCTGGCCGACCCGCGCCCGTTCGGCTGGTGGAAGATGTCGCAGGACGCGCTGCGCCAGATCGCCCGCATGCGCGCGGGCTGGCGCAAGCAGGACCGCAAGGCGCAGGCCCGCAACGCGGAGCAGGCCGAATCCTCGCAAGGGGCGCAATGA
- a CDS encoding DUF1801 domain-containing protein, giving the protein MNTKTSRATKEATQETPSSLIDARIRELDDWRGQTLARVRAIIRQADPGVVEEWKWRVPVWSRDGIICTGETYKGAVKLTFAKGAALEDATGLFNASLDGNTRRAIDIRQGETLDETALAALIRAAVRLNAAGKSAGAKK; this is encoded by the coding sequence ATGAACACCAAGACCAGCCGCGCAACAAAAGAGGCAACGCAAGAGACACCCTCCAGCCTGATAGACGCCAGGATCCGCGAACTGGACGATTGGCGCGGCCAGACGCTAGCGCGCGTCAGGGCCATCATCAGGCAGGCCGATCCCGGCGTGGTAGAGGAATGGAAGTGGCGGGTGCCGGTGTGGTCGCGCGACGGCATCATCTGCACTGGCGAAACCTATAAAGGCGCCGTGAAACTGACCTTCGCCAAGGGTGCGGCGCTGGAGGACGCCACCGGGCTGTTCAACGCCAGCCTGGACGGCAACACGCGGCGCGCCATCGATATCCGCCAGGGTGAAACCCTGGACGAAACGGCCCTGGCTGCGCTGATCCGCGCCGCGGTGCGCCTGAATGCGGCGGGGAAATCGGCAGGCGCGAAAAAATAG
- a CDS encoding polysaccharide deacetylase family protein, whose translation MASRFSLRRIFAVGFSLWASWCSAQTVALTFDDGLDPDKQPQAALWNSQLLEALQKHGIQSALFPALRSIGGADGLALVAQWSRAGHWVGNHTASHRSLADPKVSLEAFIADVKSADAALRSLPTFVPMLRFPYLKEGDTQAKRDGMRDWMAQNRYRNGLVSIDASDWYYSRVYADHMKAGDTARAQRVKQRYVRHLLDRAAYYDGLAREVLGRSPKHVMLLHTNQLNAAALPDVIAALNAQGWTIAPASAAFEDPLYAQAPDTLPAGESIVWALAKAGKLADLRYPAEGSEYEEPLLREAGLLP comes from the coding sequence ATGGCTTCCCGCTTTTCCCTACGCCGCATTTTTGCCGTCGGCTTCTCTCTATGGGCGTCGTGGTGCTCCGCCCAGACCGTGGCCCTGACCTTTGACGACGGACTCGATCCCGATAAGCAGCCCCAGGCCGCGCTATGGAATTCCCAACTGCTGGAGGCCTTGCAGAAGCACGGGATCCAGTCCGCGCTGTTTCCCGCGTTGCGCAGCATAGGTGGCGCCGACGGGCTCGCGCTGGTGGCGCAATGGTCGAGGGCGGGACATTGGGTTGGCAACCATACGGCCAGCCACCGCAGCCTGGCCGACCCCAAGGTGTCGCTGGAAGCGTTCATAGCCGACGTAAAAAGCGCCGATGCCGCCCTGCGGAGCCTGCCTACCTTCGTGCCGATGCTGCGGTTCCCGTACCTGAAAGAAGGCGATACGCAAGCCAAGCGGGACGGCATGCGGGACTGGATGGCGCAGAACCGCTACAGGAACGGGCTGGTATCCATAGATGCCAGCGACTGGTACTACAGCCGCGTCTATGCCGATCACATGAAGGCGGGCGACACCGCCCGGGCCCAACGCGTGAAACAGCGGTACGTCCGCCATTTGCTGGACCGGGCGGCCTATTACGACGGGCTGGCCCGCGAGGTGCTGGGCCGCAGCCCCAAGCATGTCATGCTGCTGCACACCAACCAGCTCAATGCGGCAGCCCTGCCGGACGTGATTGCGGCGCTGAACGCCCAGGGCTGGACGATCGCCCCGGCGAGCGCCGCATTTGAAGATCCGCTGTACGCCCAGGCGCCCGACACGCTGCCCGCCGGCGAAAGCATCGTCTGGGCGCTGGCCAAGGCCGGCAAGCTTGCGGACCTGCGATATCCGGCGGAAGGCTCCGAGTATGAGGAGCCGCTGTTGCGGGAGGCCGGGCTGTTGCCCTGA
- a CDS encoding FAD-binding oxidoreductase, giving the protein MSKLSDSALDDLKASARGQVLCPGDPGYDDARKIWNAMVDRRPAVIFRCAGAADVRRAVDFARNNGLVLSVRGAGHNIAGTAVCEDGMMIDLSPMKSVRVDPLRARAYVEPGATLADFDHEAQAYGLATPLGVNSTTGVAGLTLGGGFGWLTRRFGMTIDNLLSADVITADGKLLHASEQDNPDLFWAIRGGGGNFGVVTMFEFQLHPVGPEVYGGLVVLPLEQGKQALSKYRDALATLPQELTVWAVLRLAPPLPFLPQDVHGKPMVAFAMCYTGDPALGPAAVEVVRGFGTPYGEHLGPMPYSAWQKAFDPLLTPGARNYWKSHNLGGLEDGLIDAIVAAVENLPSPQCEIFLGYIGGVAAQVPVSAMAYPHRAAQFAMNVHGRWDFPEEDERCIAWARTLFRTTEPYAQGGVYVNFLTQDEPERLGAAYGPNFDRLVQAKTRYDPHNLFRHNQNIRPAGA; this is encoded by the coding sequence ATGAGCAAACTTTCCGATAGCGCCCTGGATGATCTGAAAGCCTCGGCCCGAGGCCAGGTCCTCTGCCCGGGCGACCCCGGCTACGACGACGCCCGCAAGATCTGGAACGCGATGGTAGACCGCCGGCCGGCGGTGATCTTCCGATGCGCGGGCGCGGCCGACGTGCGCCGCGCCGTGGATTTCGCGCGCAACAACGGCCTGGTCCTGTCCGTGCGCGGCGCGGGCCACAACATCGCTGGCACCGCGGTCTGCGAGGACGGCATGATGATCGACCTGTCGCCCATGAAGTCGGTGCGCGTCGATCCCTTGCGCGCCCGTGCCTATGTGGAGCCCGGCGCGACGCTGGCCGATTTCGACCACGAAGCCCAGGCCTATGGCCTGGCCACGCCGCTGGGCGTGAATTCCACCACCGGCGTGGCCGGGTTGACGCTGGGCGGCGGCTTCGGCTGGCTGACCCGCAGGTTCGGCATGACCATCGACAACCTGCTCTCGGCCGACGTCATCACCGCGGACGGCAAGCTGCTGCACGCCAGCGAGCAGGACAACCCGGACCTGTTCTGGGCGATCCGGGGCGGCGGCGGCAATTTCGGCGTGGTCACGATGTTCGAATTCCAGCTGCATCCGGTCGGCCCCGAGGTGTATGGCGGCCTGGTGGTGCTGCCGCTGGAACAGGGCAAGCAAGCGCTGTCGAAGTACCGCGATGCGCTGGCGACGTTGCCCCAGGAACTGACGGTCTGGGCCGTGCTGCGCCTGGCGCCGCCGCTGCCCTTCCTGCCTCAAGATGTGCACGGCAAGCCCATGGTCGCCTTCGCCATGTGCTATACGGGCGATCCGGCACTAGGTCCGGCCGCGGTCGAAGTGGTGCGCGGCTTCGGCACGCCTTATGGCGAGCATCTGGGCCCCATGCCCTACAGCGCCTGGCAAAAGGCCTTCGACCCGCTGCTTACGCCCGGCGCCCGCAACTACTGGAAGTCGCACAATCTGGGGGGCCTGGAAGACGGGCTGATCGACGCCATCGTCGCCGCGGTGGAAAACCTGCCGTCGCCGCAATGCGAGATCTTCCTGGGCTACATCGGCGGCGTGGCCGCGCAGGTGCCGGTGTCCGCCATGGCCTATCCGCACCGTGCGGCGCAATTCGCCATGAACGTGCACGGACGCTGGGACTTTCCGGAAGAAGACGAGCGCTGCATCGCCTGGGCCCGGACGCTGTTCCGCACCACCGAGCCTTATGCGCAAGGAGGCGTGTACGTGAACTTCCTGACGCAGGACGAACCGGAGCGGCTGGGCGCGGCCTACGGCCCGAACTTCGACCGACTGGTCCAGGCCAAGACCCGCTACGACCCGCACAACCTGTTCCGGCACAACCAGAACATCAGGCCGGCGGGGGCCTGA
- a CDS encoding UDP-N-acetylglucosamine 1-carboxyvinyltransferase: protein MSNLIVHGGTPLRGRVIPSANKNAVLPVLCATLLTDQPLRLHGVPDITDVRKILDIFRTLGSEVRLDESTRTLDLHHRDTAFDAARHRLPEEMRSSIMLVPPLLARFGVARLEDNVKGCTLGVREIDPHVDIFRSFGGEVERASGSLLVRSSGPLKPTHHWLDYASVTTTENFVLCAAAAQGESTLTNAASEPHVQEFCRFMAMMGADIDGIGTSRLTVRGGARLGGGEFTFEEDFHEITTFLALGAITGGDVVVRNSTPANFPLIDRTFAKFGVQIVHENGWSRALRSGPLKVQTPFTSNVLTKVEAAPWPYFPVDLLPIFIALGVCAEGNAMFWNKVYDGALGWAGELSKFGAHVFSSDPHRLITFGGRPLTPAVVESPYIIRVAIALFMIASSIDGRSEIRNATPIRRAHPRFVENLRSLGVQVEWTSEE, encoded by the coding sequence ATGTCCAACCTCATCGTCCACGGCGGCACCCCATTGCGCGGCCGCGTCATCCCTTCGGCCAACAAGAACGCGGTCCTGCCGGTGCTGTGCGCCACCCTGCTGACGGACCAGCCGCTGCGGCTGCACGGCGTGCCCGACATCACCGACGTGCGCAAGATCCTGGACATCTTCCGCACCCTGGGCAGCGAGGTGCGGCTGGACGAGTCCACCCGCACCCTGGACCTGCACCACCGCGACACCGCCTTCGACGCCGCGCGCCACCGGCTGCCCGAGGAAATGCGCTCGTCCATCATGCTGGTGCCGCCGCTGCTGGCCCGCTTCGGCGTGGCGCGGCTGGAAGACAACGTCAAGGGCTGCACCCTGGGTGTGCGCGAGATCGACCCGCACGTGGACATCTTCCGCTCCTTCGGCGGCGAAGTGGAGCGCGCCAGCGGCTCGCTGCTGGTCCGCAGCAGCGGCCCCCTGAAGCCGACCCACCACTGGCTGGACTATGCCTCGGTGACGACCACCGAGAACTTCGTGCTGTGCGCCGCCGCCGCGCAGGGCGAATCGACCCTGACCAACGCCGCCTCCGAGCCGCACGTGCAGGAGTTCTGCCGTTTCATGGCGATGATGGGCGCGGACATCGACGGCATCGGCACCTCGCGGCTGACGGTGCGCGGCGGCGCCCGCCTGGGCGGCGGCGAATTCACCTTCGAGGAAGACTTCCACGAGATCACCACCTTTCTCGCGCTGGGCGCGATCACGGGCGGCGACGTGGTGGTGCGCAACAGCACGCCCGCGAACTTCCCGCTGATCGACCGCACCTTCGCCAAGTTCGGCGTGCAGATCGTGCACGAGAACGGCTGGTCGCGCGCGCTGCGCTCGGGCCCGCTGAAGGTGCAGACGCCCTTCACCAGCAATGTGCTGACCAAGGTCGAGGCGGCGCCGTGGCCCTATTTCCCGGTGGACCTGCTGCCCATCTTCATCGCGCTGGGCGTGTGCGCCGAGGGCAACGCCATGTTCTGGAACAAGGTCTACGACGGCGCGCTGGGCTGGGCCGGCGAACTGTCCAAGTTCGGCGCGCACGTGTTTTCGTCCGATCCGCACCGCCTGATCACGTTCGGCGGCCGGCCGCTGACGCCTGCAGTGGTCGAAAGCCCCTACATCATCCGCGTCGCCATCGCCCTCTTCATGATCGCCAGCAGCATCGACGGCCGTTCGGAAATCCGCAACGCCACGCCGATCCGCCGCGCCCATCCGCGCTTCGTCGAGAACCTGCGCAGCCTCGGCGTGCAGGTGGAATGGACCAGCGAGGAGTAA
- a CDS encoding nucleoside deaminase: MITETDKKHLARCIELARQALEAGDEPFGSVLVSPDGEVLFEDHNHVSGGDRTRHPEFEIARWAASNVPAAQRAACTVYTSGEHCSMCASAHGWVGLGRIVYASSSAQYREWLREWGVAPTSKVRPLAIAEVVDGIPVEGPVPEFAEQVRLLHQERMRRRP, encoded by the coding sequence ATGATTACAGAAACGGACAAGAAGCACCTGGCGCGCTGTATCGAACTCGCCAGACAGGCGCTGGAAGCTGGCGACGAGCCCTTCGGCTCGGTCTTGGTCTCGCCCGACGGCGAGGTCCTGTTCGAAGACCACAACCACGTCTCCGGCGGCGACCGCACGCGGCATCCGGAATTCGAGATCGCGCGTTGGGCCGCCAGCAATGTGCCGGCGGCCCAACGCGCCGCCTGCACCGTCTATACCTCGGGCGAACACTGCTCCATGTGCGCGTCGGCGCATGGCTGGGTCGGATTGGGCCGCATCGTCTATGCCAGCTCCTCCGCGCAATACCGTGAATGGCTGCGGGAATGGGGTGTCGCCCCCACGTCCAAGGTGCGGCCGCTGGCCATCGCCGAGGTCGTGGACGGCATTCCCGTCGAAGGACCGGTGCCGGAGTTCGCCGAACAGGTCAGGCTGCTGCACCAGGAAAGAATGCGGCGCCGGCCCTAG
- a CDS encoding DUF899 domain-containing protein, producing the protein MTASSNGTPMRTPPVVSPQDWETVRQQLLVKEKAHTRARDALAAERRRMPWTEVAKTYVFEGPSGTLALPDLFDGRRQLIVYRAFFEPGVYGWPEHACRGCSMVADQVAHLAHLNARDTTLVFVSRAPQADIARLKAQMDWKMPWYTLTDGFDADFGVDEWHGTNVFYRDGGRIFRTYFLNNRGDEQMGGTWNYLDITPLGRQEVWEDSPEGYPQTPTYKWWNWHDSYVPDAAPDRKWVEISDAGEAAFRAQSAAAKQ; encoded by the coding sequence ATGACTGCATCAAGCAATGGCACCCCCATGCGCACGCCCCCGGTCGTCTCGCCCCAGGACTGGGAAACCGTCCGCCAGCAGTTGCTGGTCAAGGAAAAAGCCCACACCCGCGCCCGCGACGCGCTGGCCGCCGAACGCCGGCGCATGCCTTGGACGGAAGTGGCCAAGACCTATGTGTTCGAGGGCCCCTCGGGCACGCTCGCCCTGCCCGACCTGTTCGATGGCCGCCGCCAACTGATCGTCTACCGCGCCTTTTTCGAACCGGGCGTGTACGGCTGGCCGGAACATGCCTGCCGCGGCTGCTCCATGGTGGCGGACCAGGTCGCTCATCTGGCGCACCTGAACGCCCGCGACACCACGCTGGTCTTTGTTTCCCGCGCGCCGCAGGCGGACATCGCGCGCTTGAAAGCGCAGATGGACTGGAAAATGCCCTGGTACACGCTGACCGACGGCTTCGATGCCGACTTCGGCGTGGACGAGTGGCATGGCACCAATGTGTTCTATCGCGACGGCGGCCGCATTTTCCGCACCTACTTCCTCAATAACCGCGGCGACGAGCAGATGGGCGGCACCTGGAACTACCTGGACATCACGCCGCTGGGGCGCCAGGAAGTCTGGGAGGATTCGCCCGAGGGCTATCCGCAGACGCCGACCTACAAGTGGTGGAACTGGCACGACAGCTATGTGCCGGACGCCGCGCCCGACAGGAAATGGGTCGAGATTTCCGATGCGGGCGAAGCCGCCTTCCGGGCGCAGAGCGCAGCCGCCAAACAGTGA
- a CDS encoding sensor domain-containing diguanylate cyclase, whose amino-acid sequence MSPRSSHAGLRKRKIGLLAVLVVLAVLSVAVGFSNAMYSSYQVQKAQIIKNALAANHARAEKLAEVIDVYIAALHRQARNAAGQLAASMGKPQALQNELQRLAGQVDSLHAVMLADAEGRIVARSPTGQLADAKILRLADLGVSAPGSGAWVTEIPGAQAAVLTVAEPVEDAAGAPQAYLAIAITLDAGSGMDRIIGDRDEIAGMSVFLVGSNGDVLYRRHAAPDTLDLASIESARNVGAALHPKADGGAVLTGYAPLPKGNWAVVAQRTLDQVLSPLRELLGDALRSAIPAIALTLLLVCGLAYAIASPLSRLTRAMTAGKSGDVDLARLNAWYAEADTLREAVRSTLDQHQDEVGRLNTQALTDPMTGLLNRRAMTEVLNAYAADGASVAVIAMDLDHFKRINDSFGHMTGDKVLIALTEVIRAGLRDQDRAFRVGGEEFIALLPTGSAEKACEVAERLRTAVARRLMPDSVGRVTISIGVALWPQDGESASEVIRRADEALYASKQAGRNRVTLWRDQAQAVPPYPTNRN is encoded by the coding sequence ATGAGCCCTCGGTCTAGCCACGCAGGCCTGCGCAAGCGCAAAATCGGCCTGCTTGCAGTGCTGGTCGTCCTGGCCGTGCTGAGCGTCGCCGTCGGTTTTTCCAACGCCATGTACTCCAGCTACCAGGTACAGAAGGCGCAGATCATCAAGAATGCGCTGGCCGCCAACCACGCGCGCGCCGAGAAGCTGGCCGAGGTCATCGACGTCTACATTGCCGCCTTGCATCGCCAGGCCCGCAATGCCGCCGGCCAACTCGCTGCCTCCATGGGAAAACCGCAAGCGCTGCAGAACGAATTGCAGCGCCTGGCCGGCCAGGTCGACTCGCTGCACGCGGTCATGCTGGCCGACGCCGAAGGCCGTATCGTTGCCCGCTCGCCTACGGGCCAGCTTGCGGATGCAAAGATCCTCCGCCTTGCCGATCTGGGCGTGAGCGCCCCAGGCTCGGGCGCCTGGGTGACGGAGATACCCGGGGCGCAGGCCGCGGTGCTTACCGTGGCCGAACCCGTGGAAGACGCGGCCGGCGCGCCCCAGGCCTATCTGGCCATTGCCATCACGCTGGATGCCGGCAGCGGCATGGACCGGATCATCGGCGACCGGGACGAAATCGCCGGCATGTCGGTGTTCCTGGTCGGCAGCAACGGCGACGTGCTGTACCGCCGGCACGCCGCGCCCGACACGCTCGATCTGGCCAGCATCGAATCGGCCCGGAACGTCGGCGCCGCCCTGCATCCGAAGGCGGACGGCGGCGCCGTATTGACCGGCTACGCGCCCTTGCCCAAGGGCAATTGGGCGGTGGTGGCGCAGCGTACGCTGGATCAGGTACTGTCGCCGCTGCGCGAATTGCTGGGGGATGCGCTGCGCTCCGCCATCCCGGCCATCGCGCTCACGCTATTGCTGGTGTGCGGCCTGGCCTATGCCATCGCATCGCCGCTGTCGCGCCTGACGCGCGCCATGACCGCAGGCAAGTCGGGCGACGTGGACCTCGCGCGGCTCAACGCGTGGTACGCCGAGGCCGACACGTTGCGCGAGGCCGTCCGATCGACGCTGGACCAGCATCAGGACGAAGTGGGACGCCTGAACACCCAGGCGCTGACGGATCCGATGACCGGTCTGCTGAACCGCCGGGCCATGACCGAGGTGCTGAACGCCTACGCGGCAGACGGCGCATCCGTGGCGGTCATCGCCATGGATCTGGACCACTTCAAGCGCATCAACGACAGCTTCGGCCACATGACGGGCGACAAAGTGCTGATCGCGCTGACCGAGGTGATCCGCGCCGGCCTGCGCGACCAGGACCGCGCCTTCAGGGTGGGGGGAGAAGAATTCATCGCCCTGTTGCCCACCGGTTCGGCTGAAAAGGCTTGCGAGGTTGCCGAACGCCTGCGCACGGCCGTGGCCCGCCGTCTCATGCCGGACAGCGTGGGCCGCGTGACGATATCCATCGGCGTCGCGCTCTGGCCGCAAGACGGCGAGTCCGCTTCCGAAGTCATACGGCGGGCTGACGAGGCCCTGTACGCGTCCAAGCAGGCGGGGCGCAACCGCGTCACGCTGTGGCGCGACCAGGCCCAGGCTGTGCCGCCGTACCCGACCAACCGCAATTGA
- a CDS encoding DUF1254 domain-containing protein, whose translation MRAQPRFKLLAAALLAAFCAGTSAAQEQAAISPLVRQINNGNWLDQKEAEGLRDELYYQRAIHAYMTMLPALNVIGMRDGSEKAFGAGYNVLPIWKERMDAKTMVPTPNADVIYSMSYLDLKKTGPLVVKAPPNVIGMFTDFFQRTITDVGAIGPDRARGGLYLLLPPDYDGHIPSSYFAFKSPTYNVFLFFRTVMAKGDGKPDPAPAVKAAETTRVYPLWAEEKNIKPMEFPDASGKRVDMMYPVDRQFWQKLKDFVDYEPVSAIDPELRGVLASIGIVKGQPFEPTQRQQDMLQKAVETAPRMILALRQLGREDGRNLYYKDRQWERAWAGGTAEWMQESYLDVNQRAGFFQYAYSSAPAMVMRTTGAGSKYPYTARDAAGNFLHGSNTYKLRLPPNAPAALFWAVTAYNVTDGTMPETRQLMPSTNGYYDIPKQADGSVEIWFGPDKPEGTADAAFIQTIPGRDFLVALRLYGAEDAFYDQTWKPDDIIKVK comes from the coding sequence ATGCGCGCCCAACCCCGATTCAAGCTGTTGGCGGCCGCGTTGCTTGCCGCCTTTTGCGCTGGAACCAGCGCAGCCCAGGAACAAGCAGCCATCTCGCCGCTCGTCAGGCAAATCAACAATGGCAACTGGCTCGACCAAAAGGAGGCCGAAGGCCTGCGCGACGAGCTCTACTACCAACGCGCCATTCACGCCTACATGACGATGCTGCCGGCGCTCAACGTCATCGGCATGCGCGATGGCTCCGAGAAGGCGTTCGGAGCCGGCTACAACGTGCTGCCGATCTGGAAGGAGCGCATGGACGCCAAGACCATGGTGCCCACGCCCAACGCCGACGTCATCTATTCCATGAGCTACCTGGACCTGAAGAAGACCGGCCCGCTGGTGGTCAAGGCGCCCCCCAACGTCATCGGCATGTTCACCGACTTCTTCCAACGCACCATTACCGACGTGGGCGCCATCGGCCCTGACCGCGCACGCGGCGGCCTGTATCTGCTGTTGCCGCCGGACTATGACGGCCACATTCCCAGCAGCTACTTCGCCTTCAAATCGCCGACCTACAACGTGTTCCTGTTCTTCCGCACGGTCATGGCGAAGGGCGACGGCAAACCCGACCCCGCCCCCGCCGTCAAGGCGGCGGAAACCACTCGCGTCTATCCGCTCTGGGCAGAGGAAAAAAACATCAAGCCCATGGAGTTTCCGGATGCCAGCGGCAAGCGCGTGGACATGATGTATCCGGTGGACCGTCAGTTCTGGCAGAAGCTCAAGGACTTCGTCGACTACGAGCCCGTGTCCGCCATCGATCCCGAACTGCGGGGCGTGCTGGCGTCCATCGGCATCGTCAAGGGTCAACCCTTCGAGCCGACCCAACGGCAGCAGGACATGCTGCAGAAAGCCGTGGAGACCGCGCCTAGGATGATATTGGCGCTGCGCCAGTTGGGGCGGGAGGATGGACGCAACCTCTACTATAAGGACCGTCAATGGGAACGGGCCTGGGCGGGCGGCACGGCCGAATGGATGCAGGAAAGCTATCTGGACGTGAACCAGCGCGCCGGCTTCTTCCAGTATGCCTATTCGTCCGCCCCCGCGATGGTCATGCGCACCACGGGCGCGGGTTCGAAATACCCCTACACCGCCCGGGATGCCGCCGGGAATTTCCTGCATGGATCCAACACCTACAAGCTGCGGCTGCCGCCCAACGCGCCGGCGGCCTTGTTCTGGGCGGTCACGGCCTATAACGTGACTGACGGCACCATGCCGGAAACCAGGCAGCTGATGCCCTCCACCAACGGCTATTACGACATCCCCAAGCAGGCGGACGGTTCCGTGGAAATCTGGTTCGGGCCGGACAAGCCCGAAGGCACGGCGGACGCCGCCTTCATTCAGACCATCCCGGGGCGCGACTTCCTGGTCGCGCTGCGGCTGTACGGCGCGGAAGATGCGTTCTACGACCAGACCTGGAAGCCGGACGACATCATCAAGGTGAAATAG